CTCAACTACTGCCGTGAAAGAAACCCGGATCAATCCAAGGGCATGGCCGATAAAACCCCCTCTCCACTGACCTCCTACTAAGCTAAAGGAGACCTGGGTGTATACTTCAGGTCagagataacattgagtgcaatgtcgCAGCTCAACGAAGTCGAACTCTTGACCTCTCGTTAAGAGAGACAGACCACTACCagttgagctacaactcaatgtttTAATTGTTAGTTTTACGCACATTATTATTTTTGAatgtaagaaatatatatatatatatatatatatatatatatatatatatatatatatatatatatatataaacaaaacagTTAATTTTTTTAAGAGGATTAAAGATAGTATTAAGATAAATACATCGTTTTCGTTCCCAATCGTTTTTAACAAAAATCATATATACTCTTCTTCCTAATCTTCTCCTATTCTTTCATTTCTATCCGAAATAAAACTTTTGAGAATGTCTAATATATTTTTTAATATGCCCAATTCCTTTCCTTTTCATCATAAATTAAACTCAAGAATGCAGCAAAAGAGATAGGAAATAAAATGAAATGATTATTATGTCTAATTTTTCTTCCTACATTTTCTTTTAAATTGAAAAGATCCACTTTCATCCCTTCCATTCACCTTCACtttatttcttttctttcatctaAAAACTCGAAAACAGAGCCAATGATTGAATGATTAAATTTTCAAAGAAAACTTGAGTCAGTTGTTACTAACAATACTTTTAGACcttattttttcttttttaaaaatcTCTACACCATAAAACATACGAAGTATCATACATGTTTTATAATGCATAACGAATAAGATAAAGATTAAATTATTAGTATACGAATATCACCCATAATTTTGTGATCGTACACttcacattatttacatatttataaccTTTTTTAAGCAACTAGAGTTATCCTCGAGTTACTTAGGGACAACGAAAAAGACCGGTACTCGATGAGAAAACTCGAAACTCGATACTTTTGGATCTGATTCATGTAAAGATATATATATTGGTCTAGAGCTGGAAATTGAAAATCAAACTATTACTCTCTAGCAAAATACTAAAAGAGGATTACCGAGAAGAACTCAACCAGAAGTTTTAGTTTacattttttcgacctttttttttttttttttggttactcAGGAACCTCCCTACGAACGAATCTTTTGACTCCCCCGCAGAGGGTAAACCTGTGGGAACGAGCCCGCTGAGTGCCAGACCCGCTACCGGGTGAATTGTCTTTCGACATCCCTCCAGTCATCTCCCTTTTTGAACAAGCCGAGGCGTAACTCAAACTCGAACCCGGGTGGATGCTATCATGGGGATAGCTCAGTGGCCATCCAGGCTATGCCCGGatggttcattttttttttttttttccgaccTTTATACTCAAATAAAATCTAAACTAAGGATGCTATCAAAAATCTCATATCTTTTCATAGGATGCGAATTGAAAACCAATTTATTACGAAACCTCTATTAGCAGAAGCTAAACTTTCTTCACCAATGAACTGGACCAACCATCGAATCAGTGTTACCATAGAGCCCAAGAACTTCAAACTGGAAATTGTAAAAATTATTTAAGTATAACATTTTTCTTTTTGTAATTTACTGTATTTGAAACGACATAGGTCACTCACATTTTAAATTTTCTTAGGTCATTAATTTAGATGTCtgaaaatatatatgttttgttGGCTAAAAAAAATACATTTTGCAAGTTTAGTAACAACTACGAGTATTACGAAACCTCTATTACTGTTTTTCGTTGACTAAAAAAATTAAATATTCTTAAATATAACTTAATACAAGATTAGATTTGATCGTATACTTTTCTGGATTCGAATGGATCGGTCAACCTTACAAATGATCTTATACATTTCAGTAGCCACAATACTTGCACACCAATCATGTGTACCTTATGGATAATCATTTGTACATTATCAACTTCTTTAAACATATATACCTTTGTTTATATAAATTTCTATTTTGAAAAAGTATaacgaccatatatatatatatagttaaagatAATAcaaaagacaaaatataaaaatcaaTTCCTTAAACAAAAGAATTTTGTAACAAATGTATCTTAGGAATTTGGATCTTTTCATCTAATGAAAAATAGTATAAATATTTGTATGACTAACTATGAAAGCACAATTGGTCATTAATAATTCACTAATTAATCTGTTCCTGAACTCATTTCAAAAGATGAATTCTTCTCTAATTGTCACTCTGATCTTATTCTCTTTGTTCTTCTCATTCAATGTGGCAACAATGATTAATTCACAAGACAATATTCATAACATTATTCAACTTCCTTCTTCTTTACCCAGATGGACACTTGATCAAGGTATCCATCTTTCATCTTTTATATCTATTATTGTAGTAATTTAATATAATGATTGTTTCATGCTTTCTGAAACAAAATGTTACGTTCTATGTCTTTATTCATACACAAACATGGGTACGGATTAAGATTAGAACAACTGAGTTGACGAACAAAGTTATTATTTAAatgtaattatattttaaagttcaaTGTCTTATAGACTTATACTATTGTatttatttaaaatgtttaatgttTTGCCCTTGTCGATTATGTAAATTTTATACTTTCAAAATGTGAAAAAATAAACTGAACTCGATATTTAGAAGTGTACGTTAAACCTTCATGCTAAACATTTCTGGACACAATAATACTTTTTATGAGAAATGTTACATTTACAAAAATTCTGCATACAAAATGATATGGTCGATCAAATCAAGATCGAATGGTAATATAGTCACAGGAAAAACAAGTTGAAGGTGACTAAccagttaatattaatatcaacattatttATAAGTGATTTGTAACGTTCACGTTCGTGATCTTTATATTATATTTCTTTGTATATTAAAAGTAACTATTAGAATTGTAGTTAACGTCCATAATAATAATGTTCTAAAAACGTAGATTATTTACTTGTACACTAATGTTCTACATGTTAACTAACCTTTAGAAATTGTGTATTTTATTTGAAGTCAACTCTTTGACGAAATGATTAAGGATATTTATATTTTGTTAATTTATAGATATCTTTGTAGAGTGCAGTAATCTCTTGTTTGTAAAGACGTTGTTTGTGTTCCATTCATTCACTAGCTAGTCGGTTAAAGTCGATCaggaaaaaaatatttttttagcgAAAAATAAAATTATCGAAAAATAAAATAGACATTATCCTGACAATTAACTCGTCTCGACAAAGCTttgaggcatttttttttttttttttacaattaattcactaaaaaaatatattaaaaataaagctCTAATACTTTTTCGATTACATGTATCGGTAAAGTTTTTTGTCACAAAAGTCGACCAAATGCCAATTAAAAATATTTGCTATATGTTGTCGTCTTCGTGTTCTAAAATGATATTATTATATTGCTATATTGCTATATTCTATCATTATGTTACTCACTTATGATCGAACCTATATtgtgtttaattatattgttttccATTTTAGGTGAAGGGTTTGGAAGTGGAACCATAGATTTGGGAGGATTAGCTGTGACTCACGTGACATCATTCAAGAAAATATGGTCAATCAATATTAAAGGTGGACCCGATACTTCTGGGATAACATTTTATGATCCTGTTGAAATCCCACATGGGTTTTCAAGTTTAGGATCATATGCACATCCAAACAACATTCCACTTTTTGCACATTTTCATGTCGCAAAAGATGTATCAAACAATCCGTACAAACCAGCTCTCAAATCACCCATTGATTACGTTCTTAGGTGGTCTAGTCGTTCATTAAACATCTCAAAGGACGGTGAAGTTTATGTTTGGCTTCCAATTGCACCGTACAGATACAAGGCGATTGGTTACGTGATCACTAGTGAATTTAAAAAGCCATCACTTGATCGCGTGAGTTGTGTTCATGTCAAGTTTACCGATCACACTACAACAAAAAGGAGTTCAAATTATCATGTCGACTTTACTGATCACACTAGAACAAAAACGAGTCTAAATGATCATGTAATGACAATTGCATTTGAGAACCCAAATGTTATTGATCTGAACAGGTTACATGTTCATAGTTCCATGGGCGGGATTAAGATTAAAAATGAGCGGTTAGGAAAGTTGCAAGGTACAAATAAAGTATCTTACGCCTTGCCGAATTTGGGCCAAATTCGAACGTTGATTAAGGCGTACGCTCCTGTTATTTATTTCCATCCTGATGAAGAATACCTCCCTTCATCAGTCGAATGGTTTTTCGAAAATGGTGCATTGCTTTACCATGTTGGAGATGAGTTGAAGCCTATTCCGGTTCAATCAAACGGTGCGAACCTTCCACAAGGTGGTCCGAACGATGACACATATTG
This genomic stretch from Rutidosis leptorrhynchoides isolate AG116_Rl617_1_P2 chromosome 11, CSIRO_AGI_Rlap_v1, whole genome shotgun sequence harbors:
- the LOC139874441 gene encoding hypothetical protein At1g04090-like, encoding MNSSLIVTLILFSLFFSFNVATMINSQDNIHNIIQLPSSLPRWTLDQGEGFGSGTIDLGGLAVTHVTSFKKIWSINIKGGPDTSGITFYDPVEIPHGFSSLGSYAHPNNIPLFAHFHVAKDVSNNPYKPALKSPIDYVLRWSSRSLNISKDGEVYVWLPIAPYRYKAIGYVITSEFKKPSLDRVSCVHVKFTDHTTTKRSSNYHVDFTDHTRTKTSLNDHVMTIAFENPNVIDLNRLHVHSSMGGIKIKNERLGKLQGTNKVSYALPNLGQIRTLIKAYAPVIYFHPDEEYLPSSVEWFFENGALLYHVGDELKPIPVQSNGANLPQGGPNDDTYWLDLPVDWPSKERVMSGNLQTARAYFHVKPVSGGLYTDISIWVFHPFNGASRAKVLSKVILLGRIGEHVGDWEHVTLRISNINGELNSVYFGRHSWGEWVSGADLEWDANSRVIAYSALHGHGLYPRSGMVHFGWKGAKVAGLVDITAPSNKVMDTGVGAMVVAAEYLGGVVVEPPWLNYMRNWGPPIKYVIDEELDAILHSLKWYLRGVFRRFIESMPKVLFGADGPSGPKVKNSWNGSEELYMEDQRILYYIF